The proteins below are encoded in one region of Streptomyces marianii:
- a CDS encoding thioesterase II family protein, protein MSDRRPLVIALPYAGGGAAAFTEWRTVLDADCAVLPVHLPGRERRFQERPYRRMTHLVRDLVEEVGPLMNRRVVFWGHSMGAAVSVALALELARQGFPPPAHVLVSGAGSPDRRDAKDLVHVLDDARLAARLRQYEGTPREVLENPDLLGLVLPVIRADFELLETWSRPRPAPLPAPLTVLYGEDDRSVSAHQVDGWLSYSDRPVARRPFAGGHFFIRAHVAEVAQILRELAVGPGA, encoded by the coding sequence ATGTCCGACCGGCGCCCGCTGGTCATAGCACTTCCGTACGCGGGAGGCGGCGCCGCTGCCTTCACCGAGTGGCGCACCGTGCTGGATGCCGACTGCGCCGTGTTGCCGGTGCACCTGCCGGGCCGCGAGCGCCGCTTCCAAGAACGCCCCTATCGCCGCATGACCCACCTGGTCCGCGACCTCGTCGAGGAGGTCGGCCCGCTCATGAACCGGCGCGTCGTGTTCTGGGGCCACAGTATGGGAGCCGCGGTGTCGGTGGCCCTCGCCCTGGAGCTGGCCCGGCAGGGCTTCCCGCCTCCCGCCCACGTGTTGGTCTCGGGGGCAGGGTCACCCGACCGCAGGGACGCGAAAGACCTCGTCCACGTGCTCGACGACGCCCGGCTCGCCGCCCGGCTCCGCCAGTACGAGGGCACGCCCCGCGAGGTCCTGGAGAATCCGGACCTGCTCGGTCTCGTCCTGCCAGTGATCCGCGCGGACTTCGAGCTCCTGGAGACGTGGTCGCGGCCCCGCCCGGCCCCGCTGCCCGCACCCCTCACCGTGCTGTACGGCGAGGACGATCGTTCCGTCAGCGCACACCAGGTCGACGGCTGGCTCTCGTACAGCGACCGTCCGGTGGCCCGGAGGCCCTTCGCGGGCGGGCACTTCTTCATCCGCGCGCATGTCGCGGAGGTCGCCCAGATCCTCCGCGAACTGGCCGTCGGACCAGGCGCTTGA
- a CDS encoding ABC transporter ATP-binding protein/permease: MTETLKAVGGLDARDGRREPAVRMAGLAKSFGDVQAVVEGRMEVFPGEVVAVLGPNGAGKTTSLHCLLGLRQPDAGVVELMGGSPTSPQVRAQCGVVLQNSGLPGTLRVRELVDLFRAYYPDPMDTQEVLDLAGLADLAERFFGELSGGQQQRVYLGLALCGKPRVLFLDEPSVGLDSVSRRQLWSAVQRVAAEGTAVLLTTHYLEEADALADRIVLFASGRTVFEGSSTEMKSHFRRRLISLRPAGEPDLEAVRDSGAEDIEYVDGMLSLTTARTADVLRTLLGAEPVLNDLEVRGISLEEAVEEVLRTSSADLPAPAPATSQPRPSAKRDRAAERLDAASWARMVRAQTKAEFLKLKRDMAFVLTTCLLPTIFFAFFGLSQARNGDPEAMAYTVAGFSAYGAVGVGLFGFGVGIAAERGFKWDLLIRATPMSPSAYLSSRIVPAAVFTLFTLCVLAVFSTSVAGVRLSPAQWAALMGGLTLGNIVFVAMGLAIGYNLSPKAAGPVSTVVYLLLSFASGMFVPLNQLPSLAESLAPFLPTWHFARIGWGAVGIEPGFGLTSLLVLTAYTAAFTALAVMGYRRELKTRFL; the protein is encoded by the coding sequence ATGACTGAGACTCTTAAGGCAGTGGGCGGCCTGGATGCGCGTGACGGCCGTCGGGAGCCGGCTGTCCGTATGGCCGGACTGGCGAAGTCCTTCGGCGATGTTCAGGCCGTCGTGGAAGGCCGCATGGAGGTGTTCCCGGGCGAGGTCGTGGCAGTCCTGGGACCGAACGGCGCCGGCAAGACGACCAGCCTGCACTGCCTGCTCGGCCTGAGGCAGCCCGACGCCGGTGTCGTGGAGCTGATGGGCGGCTCGCCGACCTCACCTCAGGTACGGGCACAGTGCGGCGTCGTCCTGCAGAACTCGGGGCTTCCAGGCACGCTCAGGGTGCGCGAACTGGTGGACCTATTCCGCGCCTACTACCCCGACCCGATGGACACCCAGGAGGTCTTGGACCTGGCCGGTCTCGCGGACCTGGCCGAGCGGTTCTTCGGTGAGCTCTCCGGCGGACAGCAGCAGCGCGTCTACCTGGGGCTCGCGCTGTGCGGAAAGCCCCGCGTCCTGTTCCTCGACGAGCCCAGCGTGGGACTGGACAGCGTCTCGCGCCGCCAGCTGTGGTCCGCCGTCCAGCGCGTCGCGGCCGAGGGCACCGCCGTGCTGCTCACGACGCACTACCTCGAAGAGGCGGACGCCCTGGCGGACCGCATCGTCCTGTTCGCCTCCGGCCGCACGGTCTTCGAGGGCTCGTCCACGGAGATGAAGTCCCACTTCCGGCGCCGCCTCATCTCGCTGCGGCCAGCCGGCGAACCCGACCTGGAGGCCGTGCGGGACAGCGGTGCGGAGGACATCGAGTACGTCGACGGCATGCTGTCGCTGACCACGGCCCGCACGGCGGACGTCCTGCGGACCCTGCTCGGTGCCGAGCCGGTCCTGAACGACCTCGAGGTGCGCGGCATCAGCCTGGAGGAGGCGGTCGAGGAGGTCCTGCGCACCTCTTCCGCCGACCTCCCCGCACCCGCCCCGGCGACATCGCAGCCCCGGCCCTCCGCGAAGCGGGACAGGGCTGCCGAGCGGCTGGACGCCGCGTCCTGGGCGCGGATGGTGCGCGCCCAGACGAAGGCCGAGTTCCTCAAGCTCAAGCGTGACATGGCGTTCGTCTTGACCACCTGTCTGCTGCCCACAATCTTCTTCGCGTTCTTCGGCCTCTCGCAGGCCAGGAACGGCGATCCGGAGGCCATGGCGTACACGGTCGCGGGCTTCAGCGCCTACGGTGCCGTCGGCGTCGGACTGTTCGGCTTCGGCGTGGGTATCGCGGCCGAGCGAGGCTTCAAGTGGGACCTGCTCATCCGGGCCACGCCCATGTCGCCCAGTGCCTATCTGTCATCACGGATCGTCCCCGCCGCCGTTTTCACGCTGTTCACGCTTTGTGTCCTCGCGGTCTTCTCCACGTCCGTGGCGGGCGTCAGGCTCAGCCCCGCCCAGTGGGCGGCGCTGATGGGTGGACTTACTCTCGGTAACATTGTCTTCGTTGCTATGGGTCTGGCCATCGGCTACAACCTCTCACCCAAGGCCGCCGGTCCCGTGTCCACCGTCGTCTACCTGCTGCTCTCTTTCGCAAGCGGGATGTTCGTCCCGCTCAACCAGTTGCCCAGCCTGGCCGAGTCCCTCGCGCCGTTCCTGCCGACCTGGCACTTCGCCCGCATCGGCTGGGGGGCCGTCGGCATCGAGCCCGGCTTCGGACTCACCTCGCTCCTTGTCCTCACCGCCTACACCGCGGCATTCACCGCCCTGGCCGTCATGGGTTACCGTCGTGAACTCAAGACTCGCTTCCTCTGA
- a CDS encoding lantibiotic dehydratase has product MNATHLLPLGGSGEWGIWPSFVVRTTGMPFDWLSTAGPGSFEEARSAALERLSTAAGDGLFQGALAWQNPLLGEQVRKGAHLAGRRRRYLRRSLAAYLSRYCAKNDTIGFFGPSVWGTWNPEPTRVTPAGRAPRSRDVYMELWAVRALARALRLRHDLDPWVVPHIAPSLDITREAITLQDGSRLPVTPLRHAVLEACDGTRAAYEVPLGCPGRDTDEVRGEVRRLQAMGVLSTDFAVRQARRPERQLRGQLMRVSDVKRRTAALRDLDDVVRAVAALKEHAAEPERLARALTAAEEVFVRVTGERAEQGAGQFYAGKRIAYEDCVADLDVKLGPEVLGKVGPVLELVLTSSRWFSHAIAAEYVRAARRIMEADEGQWSDGYPVSRLLAAMSTTFWDDAVRPVDAASAELRARWTKILRPNADGSPTTRTVAELRDAVYEMFPADGPAWTEARWHSPDLMIDADSVDSIRAGRFQVVLGELHSCINTVNALLFLDTAPDAREVRSWMDREIAGAVYPLYPFGTGHVNSRTAPPDAHLSPLCRYIGIGNEPSYHPSAAELVPAASLRVVPSGEGFRVVSSDGAFEEDLVEVLGDYLSSAAAQSFGFLEPQAHQPRVTVDDVVVCRETWRMPFADFPGPDTKEEPVFAFFQALRERLGIPQNVFVRVAGEVKPVYADLANPLMVDMLWSKIRRGRERVPDGELAFSEMLPGPDGMWFKDDSGQQYPVEFRIVSTDRKKHD; this is encoded by the coding sequence ATGAACGCAACCCACCTCCTGCCCCTGGGCGGCAGCGGCGAATGGGGCATCTGGCCCTCCTTCGTCGTCCGCACCACCGGCATGCCTTTCGACTGGCTTTCCACGGCTGGCCCGGGCTCCTTCGAGGAGGCCAGGTCGGCCGCACTGGAGCGGTTGAGCACGGCAGCCGGGGACGGCCTCTTCCAGGGCGCGCTGGCCTGGCAGAACCCCCTGCTGGGCGAGCAGGTACGCAAGGGCGCGCACCTGGCCGGGCGGCGGCGGCGCTACCTGCGCCGTTCGCTGGCCGCCTACCTGTCCCGCTACTGTGCCAAGAACGACACCATCGGCTTCTTCGGACCGTCGGTGTGGGGTACGTGGAACCCGGAGCCGACACGGGTCACGCCCGCGGGCCGCGCCCCCAGGTCGCGTGACGTGTACATGGAGCTGTGGGCGGTCCGCGCCCTGGCCCGCGCGCTGCGCCTGCGGCACGACTTGGACCCCTGGGTGGTGCCGCACATCGCCCCGAGCCTGGACATCACACGTGAGGCCATCACCCTCCAGGACGGCTCCCGGCTGCCTGTGACACCGCTGCGCCACGCGGTGCTGGAAGCGTGCGACGGCACACGCGCCGCCTACGAGGTCCCACTCGGCTGCCCGGGCCGGGATACCGACGAGGTGCGCGGCGAAGTGCGGCGCCTGCAGGCCATGGGCGTGCTCAGCACCGACTTCGCTGTCCGCCAAGCCCGCCGGCCGGAACGCCAGCTGCGGGGCCAGCTCATGCGGGTGAGCGACGTCAAGCGCCGCACGGCCGCGCTGCGGGACCTCGACGATGTCGTGCGGGCCGTGGCGGCCCTGAAGGAGCACGCTGCGGAGCCCGAGCGGCTGGCCCGGGCGCTGACCGCCGCCGAGGAGGTCTTCGTACGCGTCACTGGCGAGCGGGCCGAACAGGGCGCCGGGCAGTTCTACGCCGGCAAGCGCATCGCCTACGAGGACTGTGTCGCCGACCTCGACGTGAAGCTGGGGCCCGAGGTCCTCGGCAAGGTGGGGCCCGTCCTCGAACTGGTGCTGACCAGCTCGCGCTGGTTCTCCCACGCGATCGCGGCGGAGTACGTGCGCGCGGCCCGACGGATCATGGAGGCCGACGAGGGGCAGTGGTCCGACGGGTATCCCGTCTCGCGCCTCCTCGCGGCCATGTCCACCACCTTCTGGGACGACGCGGTACGCCCCGTCGACGCGGCCAGCGCCGAGCTCCGCGCCCGCTGGACGAAGATCCTGCGACCGAACGCGGACGGCTCGCCCACCACGCGGACCGTCGCCGAACTGCGGGACGCGGTGTACGAGATGTTCCCCGCGGACGGGCCCGCGTGGACCGAGGCGCGCTGGCACAGTCCCGACCTGATGATCGACGCGGACTCCGTCGACAGCATCCGGGCCGGACGGTTCCAGGTGGTGCTCGGTGAGCTGCACTCGTGCATCAACACCGTCAACGCCCTGCTCTTCCTGGACACGGCACCCGACGCCCGGGAAGTGCGCTCCTGGATGGACCGCGAGATCGCCGGGGCCGTCTACCCGCTCTATCCCTTCGGCACCGGGCACGTGAACTCCCGTACCGCCCCGCCGGACGCGCATCTGTCCCCGCTGTGCCGGTACATCGGCATCGGCAACGAGCCGTCGTACCACCCGAGCGCGGCCGAGCTCGTCCCCGCTGCCTCCCTGCGGGTCGTCCCGTCGGGTGAGGGGTTCCGGGTGGTCTCCTCGGACGGGGCGTTCGAGGAGGATCTCGTAGAGGTCCTGGGGGACTACCTCAGCAGCGCCGCGGCGCAGTCGTTCGGGTTCCTGGAGCCGCAGGCCCATCAGCCGAGGGTCACCGTCGACGATGTCGTGGTGTGCCGCGAGACCTGGCGAATGCCGTTCGCGGACTTCCCCGGCCCGGACACGAAGGAAGAGCCCGTCTTTGCCTTCTTCCAGGCGCTGCGCGAACGGCTCGGGATCCCGCAGAACGTCTTCGTCCGGGTCGCCGGCGAGGTGAAACCGGTCTACGCCGACCTGGCCAACCCTCTGATGGTCGACATGCTCTGGTCGAAGATCCGCCGCGGACGCGAGCGCGTGCCCGATGGCGAGCTGGCGTTCTCCGAGATGCTCCCGGGCCCAGACGGAATGTGGTTCAAGGACGACTCCGGACAGCAGTACCCCGTCGAATTCAGAATCGTAAGCACAGACAGGAAGAAGCATGACTGA
- a CDS encoding MbtH family protein, with translation MPLFDEDDMTITYLVVVNHEEQHSIWPTGRDIPDGWLSTGFTGKIDACLAEVERVWTDMRPLSLRKAMDTAAVR, from the coding sequence ATGCCCCTCTTCGACGAAGACGACATGACCATCACGTACCTCGTGGTCGTGAACCACGAGGAACAGCACTCGATCTGGCCCACGGGCCGGGACATCCCCGACGGGTGGCTCTCGACCGGCTTCACCGGGAAGATCGACGCCTGCCTCGCCGAGGTCGAACGCGTCTGGACGGACATGCGCCCCCTCAGCCTGCGCAAGGCCATGGACACGGCAGCCGTCCGATGA